The following DNA comes from Gambusia affinis linkage group LG21, SWU_Gaff_1.0, whole genome shotgun sequence.
AGTTTTGTcactttgaaataattatttgtttacttattgtttattaaacataatATAATTTCATTAATGCTAAAATAATCCACCCCCTCGGATCCACGACCTTCGTGTGCAGACGCAGTCCTCATAAAACAatactatttaaaaagaaaagatggttctacaaatggaaaataagaaTATGAAAATTCTTCTAAAACAGGTGTCTAGCAACAGGTGAATTATCTGTTGcgtatttttgtaaataataataatgctaataaattaacataaaaataggGATGTGTGATATATCGGAGTTAACATCAGCGTCAGTCACCccccatttttttcctttaacattGCTGTTGGTCCAACAAGTAAAACCGGCGACATTAACAAATagtgtttatttccatcttgttgccctTTATGTttcaggaggaggagagggttgagcatttggtttttgtttggtcatgAACTGTGACAGTGATGCAAAAGAGGATTGTAAGATGTTTAACTGAAACAGAGAAGCAATGTCTGTTATGGTcactttttacagtgtttaaAGGTtaggaaatatatttaatattggTTATGAACCATCATAACAGAATTATCGGATAtcatttcagtaaatatttctCTTCTATTTTCCCTGGCTAGATTATATGTCGTCCATGTGGCAACAGGAGACATCCGGTTATTCCCCGTGTGTGGAGATCGACTCCAGCTCCGTCAGGTCCAAGGACCGGCTCGGCTCTTCGAGCTGGCTAAAGCAAGAGCAGGATGAGCTTCGGATAATCAAGTGGGAGAACTTCCAGGGCGGAGCGTCCTCCGACGCCGTTCAGGACAACACTCCCAGCAGCGCCATGTCTGGTAAGAGCTGGAGATattcattttgaatgtttttttgttttttaatcattcaaTTATTAGCAAATCACCAAAttctcataaaataaatgatttctcTTCGTAACGAGCAGCTTCGTCATTCGAGGGCTTGCCGCCGAGGGTGCTGCTCACCATCACAAAACTGCAGTGTATGCTGGAGAGCAAGCAGGAGCGCATCGCTGCACTGGAGCGACAGGTGGAGGACCTGATGCAGGATCGCAAGTTTCTGCGCAGTCAAATCGAAAACCTCACCACCAATCGCTCCATGGCACCGTTTGTTGCACCCAGTTCAGCCACTGAGGGTCAGTAAATCTGTACAGCTGAAGGAAGCTGTCTTAACAGACTTaagaggttttattttggtgttcTGTGTCTTTAGCTCCCAAACCAAGCAAAATGCAgcattcagaaaacaaatctcgaaagagagaaagagcttcttcttcttcctcggCCAGCAGCGACAGCGGCTCGGAGGCGTCCGACTCCTCTGACTTGTCGGTGGCGTCGAGTGAGCACCGACGGAGAAAACACCACAAGGACAAGAAACGATCAA
Coding sequences within:
- the LOC122823967 gene encoding coiled-coil domain-containing protein 106-like, coding for MSSMWQQETSGYSPCVEIDSSSVRSKDRLGSSSWLKQEQDELRIIKWENFQGGASSDAVQDNTPSSAMSASSFEGLPPRVLLTITKLQCMLESKQERIAALERQVEDLMQDRKFLRSQIENLTTNRSMAPFVAPSSATEAPKPSKMQHSENKSRKRERASSSSSASSDSGSEASDSSDLSVASSEHRRRKHHKDKKRSKKGKDYSRKRATGVLYVINRYKQVLSAFIKKKSMSEAFRHHGIDRNTIANTASIAELHLAGKEMIPLVGQFRQGEETLVNYAQRCTLVIDSDPELSRKIDQMKANGQLLPISGKRSRVLHSHMQPLGDATESILIG